The sequence CGATGCCAGTCGCCTCCATAATTTTCAAAAAGTACCAATCCAGGCAGCCACGAAGGTTTTTCCATTAGGCTGTCTCCGAAGCATGCCAGCAAAACAGATTAACTTTGTCTTCTCGGAGGAGCGTTGTTCTGGTTAAACAGTACTGTGAGCGTTCTTTCATATGTGTAACCAGAGTGTCCTTACCGGCGTTACCTGAAAGCCCTCTGTTAGTATAAGAAACAGCGCCAATCAAAAGATCGGCCAACTGCAATATTTCAACTTCATGAGATCGCACTGCCTGGACACGCTCAATGATTTTCCGTGAAAAATCATAGAAGTTATTACATAACACATCGTGCAGTTTGGCAATCTTATCCGCGCTTCGTGTGTCTTTAATATCGAGATAGATTCTATAAATAGATTTTGGGCTAAGAATTACCTTCAGCATATCAAAGTACATTTTGTAATACCAGTCGTCATGGCTTTGGAGGAACTCTTTATGTCTTAGTTTTGATTTATCAGGGACAATTAATGCCCTGAAATGTAGGTTATCGTTATCGAAAAAGTAATCCATTACTTCACGATAAAAAATCATTTTAGCTGGTGAAACCTTAGTCCATTTAATCTCAAATTCAGGATTAAAGCCATGATCTTTTTTGATATCCCGGAGACGGATTGAGATTTCCTTTACCTTATCTATTGGACACCACACCGCTCCCAAAACCATCACCTTTAAATGGTCATTTTCCATGTGGCAACTTTCATCACAATAGATGTTGTATAATTGGCTCATTATTTAGCCTCGACCATAGTAATATTTGAACTGCCAAAGAGGATTGAATAACTCAATTGCTGGAAGTTCAACAAGATTTGATTCTGTATAGACCGCTTTACTCATTATCGCTCTATTACTACCTTTAAGAATTCTGATATTACACGAATATCAAAAATATCTGAC is a genomic window of Candidatus Brocadia sp. containing:
- a CDS encoding DUF3800 domain-containing protein is translated as MSQLYNIYCDESCHMENDHLKVMVLGAVWCPIDKVKEISIRLRDIKKDHGFNPEFEIKWTKVSPAKMIFYREVMDYFFDNDNLHFRALIVPDKSKLRHKEFLQSHDDWYYKMYFDMLKVILSPKSIYRIYLDIKDTRSADKIAKLHDVLCNNFYDFSRKIIERVQAVRSHEVEILQLADLLIGAVSYTNRGLSGNAGKDTLVTHMKERSQYCLTRTTLLREDKVNLFCWHASETA